The genomic region TCTGCAGTGGGATGACGATTCTCGCCGTGCTTTGGTGGCGGCAGCATTGACGATGAATATTTCGGTCGCGGACTTTCAGGATCGTGCCCAAAGTCAGGCGACACCATTGAGCGATGAACAACGCAAAACCATTGCCAGTCATCCAGAGGCCAGTGTGCAAATTCTCAAGCAGATGGGGGTGGATGATCATCGTTGGCTGGATTATGTTTTCAAACATCATGAAAGCGTGGACGGCACTGGATATCCGCAGGGTTTGATGGGCGAGGAAGTCCCTCTGGGCGCGTCGCTGTTGCATTTGGCGGACGTATATTGCGCCAAAGTGTCTTCTGCTCGAACCTATCGCAAACCGCAATTCCCCACAGTGGCAGCGCGTGACATTTTCCTGGGTAAGGATCGCCGCGCCAAAGGTTCCACGATCGAAATCGTGGTGAAAATTCTCGGCTTGTATCCACCGGGTTGTCAGGTGCAATTGGCCAATGGCGAAGTAGGCGTGGTGATTCGCCGCGGCAATCGGGTGGATGCGCCGGTGGTGCGAATCATTGTTGACCCCAAAGGCAATCGGGTCAAAACCAAAGTGGTGCGCAACACCAATACCGCGCCATTTGCGGTCAAAGAAATTATCCAGCCTAATGTGGTCAAGCGTGACCCCCAATACCAGAGCTGGTGGGGATATTAAGATTTAATCTAGATTTTCAAGCGTATCCTGCCGGTAAATTTTGATATTTTTTATTGCG from Gammaproteobacteria bacterium harbors:
- a CDS encoding HD domain-containing protein, coding for MSAKKLVNLTRNLIKAHQPLLVPVYKTDGTLLAQKGIVLTDEQVAKLDEHEQLLTLGKELASLYGDNKGRLAKDDGGAVYQWRSPFDRLIEIRNELVAIYASPTLEGNAEHVRTLVSRINTVCSEAPDAALATIIIDEYEYYTAQHSVHVAVLCELTAAYLQWDDDSRRALVAAALTMNISVADFQDRAQSQATPLSDEQRKTIASHPEASVQILKQMGVDDHRWLDYVFKHHESVDGTGYPQGLMGEEVPLGASLLHLADVYCAKVSSARTYRKPQFPTVAARDIFLGKDRRAKGSTIEIVVKILGLYPPGCQVQLANGEVGVVIRRGNRVDAPVVRIIVDPKGNRVKTKVVRNTNTAPFAVKEIIQPNVVKRDPQYQSWWGY